The proteins below come from a single Xiphophorus hellerii strain 12219 chromosome 14, Xiphophorus_hellerii-4.1, whole genome shotgun sequence genomic window:
- the LOC116733227 gene encoding titin homolog produces MSKNESKANGQVIIAVETKKNQKSNQKYEKTQSYSDLNPASPPSMRPTCLPEAASTHWLLQPSGRAFLPDPTGFNGLPPQAMMEDYTAAKPRYPNWDCRVPLFERSLSPPSTWRDRSDSRSHRRRSSSGRSKKKKSSSDQRRKRPTRSSTKRLRSSRVEQLTKKLLRTSAVQSLMKKSQLKSVVRTLVPIILAELRNLKSSSSHSSKKKLDSNFSKVKSDLQISEPGLSRKPQDDAPKEKRMKSLDIQGTSATVVKEKEKQLSVEPKVFRRRPTKPVSSTDLALHSTRNNASLPKRRMTTSRRISKAKALVSKARIILNRPFVRSLKVGTVKFEVKKQVSKHLGATKLMFTKKKVAGSDSKKTQKEFKQSLKGLEERTTEETRQKPKIRVEHLQEDVSKEEIKENEDLMEIENLETLQTKEFEDAEALKHLEIRSADCVEVKTTTTVKLQRNLSSKPAESCTSSCSVFTPEPADPPQTEQNLLKAPTPSVGSSSQSQSENQISSSRQRTEADALETGSSPDFKKRQKRKKRKTKKKGKFNNINRSKNT; encoded by the exons ATGTCCAAAAATGAGAGTAAAGCTAACGGACAAGTTATAATTGCTGTTGAAACGAAGAAGAATCAAAAATCAAACCAGAAGTACGAGAAGACACAAAGTTACTCTGATTTAAATCCAGCTTCTCCTCCATCCATGAGGCCAACGTGTCTGCCTGAGGCAGCTTCCACCCACTGGCTGCTGCAGCCTTCAGGCAGAGCGTTCCTACCTGATCCAACTGGTTTCAATGGTCTGCCTCCACAAGCCATGATGGAGGATTACACTGCTGCCAAACCAAG ATACCCAAACTGGGATTGTAGAGTACCACTGTTTGAGAG ATCTCTCTCACCACCTTCGACGTGGCGTGACCGTTCGGATTCGAGGAGCCATCGGAGGCGATCTTCATCCGGGAGGAGCAAGAAGAAAAAGTCTTCATCCGACCAGAGACGCAAGAGACCAACAAGGTCATCCACTAAACGGCTGAGGTCAAGCAGAGTAGAGCAGCTGACCAAAAAGCTGCTGAGAACATCAG CTGTCCAGTCGCTTATGAAGAAATCGCAACTTAAATCTGTGGTCAGAACTCTGGTTCCCATCATCTTGGCTGAACTCAGGAACCTGAAATCCTCTTCTTCTCATTCATCAAAAAAGAAATTGGATTCAAATTTTTCCAAAGTGAAATCTGACCTTCAGATCAGTGAACCTGGTTTGTCCAGAAAGCCTCAG GACGATGCACCAAAAGAGAAAAGGATGAAGAGCCTCGATATTCAAGGAACATCAGCCACTGTGGTTAAAGAAAAGGAGAAGca ATTATCTGTGGAACCAAAAGTCTTCAGAAGACGACCAACCAAACCTGTGTCCAGCACTGATCTGGCTCTACATTCAACTAGAAATAATGCATCTTTACCAAAAAGAAGGATGACAACAAGCAGACGCATTTCAAAAGCAAAAGCTTTGGTTTCCAAAGCAAGAATTATCCTAAACCGGCCGTTTGTCAGATCTCTAAAAGTAGGAACTGTTAAATTTGAGGTGAAAAAACAAGTTTCAAAGCATCTAGGAGCTACAAAGTTGATGTTTACAAAGAAGAAAGTGGCTGGTAGTGActccaaaaaaacacaaaaagagttTAAACAATCTCTGAAGGGACTGGAAGAGAGAACTACAGAAGAAACGAGACAGAAACCTAAAATTAGAGTAGAACATCTACAGGAAGATGTGagcaaagaagaaattaaagaaaatgaagatcTTATGGAGATAGAAAACCTGGAAACTCTTCAGACCAAAGAGTTTGAAGATGCTGAAGCTCTGAAACATCTGGAAATAAGATCAGCAGATTGTGTGGAGGTTAAAACTACAACTACAGTCAAACTACAGAGGAATTTATCCAGTAAACCAGCAGAGAGTTGCACATCAAGCTGCTCCGTTTTTACACCAGAACCAGCTGATCCGCCTCAGACTGAACAGAATCTCCTCAAAGCTCCAACGCCTTCAGTTGGTTCATCATCACAGAGTCAGAGTGAAAATCAGATTTCCTCCTCACGTCAGAGGACTGAGGCTGACGCtttggaaacaggaagttcaccTGATTTCAAGAAACggcagaaaagaaagaagagaaaaacaaagaaaaaaggtaaATTTAACAACATAAACCGATCAAAGAACACCTGA
- the LOC116733226 gene encoding uncharacterized protein LOC116733226, with product MSRTDLRIYISKALTFIFICAAPTVPSRALPDVSEAVDGAVVPTIKHGVPQGSTPPFWITMTTSPLVFPTFCPWFNIPDYLTVSLNGLKKTISQASKFCTVMLTGLPERNYTHQDVAKLVWKHFPKQNLQTLFYNVVVLPLQRRAFVFFSSWDGCSDFVGSHIINPVFVKGSRLSVHLVLEDMQPGFSEETMYRSVMKWSNAHVSQLRPLDKRLLCVEISEPTTHLVMMVMKKVATVAPFVNFLPLANRIVIEMAEPSGVTAAVLQISLNSSPEHQLWSKVKRIEPLKSLNRRLRDSREAVINLESDSSMKPAATSKSKPDKRNLRSEPESPSEENLSPKRRKLELSDQSQILYNKTEDETTQKKCQEDLQVHVSSTEDQTKNKTKVQKPESLSKLLSEDFKLHQTMDSMEDQPETNKESIAVATRTKPPKDEEMVHETQRLSFPERRRAGNISYQKATEDDEEEESPANEKRKLPKSSLKVLRNLDEVKEEDDATEEELREGLWRENLQDEDEENSAGEFVEPILGFFCSICSVFFLDENAAEDSHCCSRSHLRNLQIYYQKLLQH from the exons ATGTCAAGGACAGACTTGAGAATCTACATAAGCAAAGCACTGaccttcatttttatttgtgcagcaccAACAGTGCCAAGCAGAGCTTTGCCAGATGTTAGTGAAGCTGTCGATGGCGCCGTCGTCCCAACTATAAAACATGGCGTTCCTCAGGGCAGCACTCCTCCGTTCTGGATCACCATGACAACCAGCCCTTTAGTGTTTCCCACTTTCTGTCCCTGGTTCAACATCccag ATTATCTGACAGTCAGTCTGAACGGTTTAAAG AAAACCATCAGCCAGGCCTCAAAGTTCTGCACCGTCATGCTAACGGGTTTGCCTGAGAGAAACTACACCCACCAGGACGTCGCTAAGCTAGTGTGGAAACATTTCCCCAAACAGAATCTGCAGACTCTGTTCTACAACGTGGTGGTTTTACCGCTACAGAGGAGG gcctttgtgtttttcagcagcTGGGACGGATGCAGTGATTTTGTCGGAAGTCACATCATAAatccagtttttgttaaagGCTCCAGGCTCAGTGTTCACctggtgttggaggacatgCAGCCCGGATTCAGTGAG GAGACGATGTACCGATCTGTGATGAAGTGGAGCAACGCT CACGTTTCTCAGCTCCGGCCTCTGGACAAGCGGCTGCTCTGCGTGGAGATCTCTGAACCTACAACTCACCTCGTCATGATGGTCATGAAAAAAGTGGCAACCGTTGCTCCTTTCGTCAACTTCCTGCCGCTGGCTAACAGG ATTGTGATTGAAATGGCTGAACCAAGCGGCGTAACAGCAGCTGTTCTCCAAATCTCACTGAACTCCTCACCAGAACACCAACTGtg GAGCAAAGTTAAACGTATTGAACC TTTAAAGAGTCTGAATCGGCGTCTTCGAGACTCAAGAGAGGCTGTGATAAACCTTGAATCGGACTCATCGATGAAACCAGCTGCTACATCAAAATCCAAACCAGACAAGAGAAACCTTCGTTCAGAACCAGAATCGCCATCAGAGGAGAATCTTTCTCCAaagaggaggaagctggagcTGAGTGACCAATCCCAGATActttacaataaaactgaagaTGAAACAACCCAGAAAAAATGTCAGGAAGACCTTCAGGTCCATGTCAGTTCAACTGAAGATCAGACCAAAAACAAGACTAAAGTCCAGAAACCAGAAAGTCTCTCCAAGCTTCTGTCTGAAGACTTTAAACTTCACCAAACGATGGACTCAATGGAGGATCAACCAGAAACTAACAAAGAAAGCATCGCTGTCgcaaccagaaccaaacctcCTAAAGATGAAGAAATGGTTCACGAGACACAAAGGTTGAGTTTTCCTGAACGACGACGAGCTGGAAACATTTCCTATCAGAAAGCGACTGAAgacgatgaagaggaggaaagtCCAGCAAACGAAAAGAGAAAGCTCCCAAAGTCGTCTTTGAAAGTTCTCAGGAATCTGGATGAAGTGAAAGAGGAAGACGATGCGACGGAGGAAGAGTTGAGGGAAGGTTTATGGAGGGAAAACCTtcaggatgaggatgaggaaaACTCAG CCGGTGAGTTTGTGGAGCCCATATTGGGTTTTTTCTGCTCCATTTGTTCGGTTTTCTTCCTGGACGAGAACGCAGCCGAGGATTCGCACTGCTGCAGCCGCTCTCACCTCCGCAACCTGCAG ATTTATTACCAGAAACTTTTACAACATTAA